The Nocardia sp. NBC_01329 sequence CGGGTTCGGGCGCGCGCTGACCGGCGGCAAGATCTTCGATCGCGGCGGCCGGCTGGTCGCGGCCGTCGTCCAGGAGGGGCTGATCAGGACCCTGCGTCCTTAGCCGGAACCGGCCCGCGGATATACCGGCGCCGCCCGCCGGGAGCCGGGGGTGACCCCGGGCACACCGGCCCGGCTCGTAAGCTCGCACAGGTGAACGAGTCTGCGGTTTCCCCGGAATCGGTGGCCGAGCCGGAGGCCGGTGCCGCACCCACCCAGCCCACGATCGGCGTGCTGGCCCTGCAGGGTGATGTCCGGGAACATATCGCCGTACTCGCCGAGTGCGGTGCCCGCCCGGTCCTGGTCCGCCGACCAGCCGAACTGGCCGCGGTCGATGCGCTGGTACTGCCCGGTGGGGAATCCACCGCGATCAGCAAACTGCTGGAGATCTTCGAACTGCTCGAACCGCTACGGGCCCGGCTGCGCGCCGGGATGCCGGCCTTCGGGTCCTGCGCCGGTATGATCCTGCTCGCGAGCGAGGTGCTCGACACCCGCCCTGATGCCCAGCACCTGAACGGAATCGATATGACGGTGCGCCGCAATGCCTTCGGGCGTCAGGTCGATTCGTTCGAGACCGATGTCGAGTTCACCGGTCTGCCCGGAGGTCCGGTCCGGGCGGTGTTCATCCGGGCCCCGTGGGTAGAGCGGGCCGGCGACGGGGTCGAGGTGCTGGCCCGGGTACCGGGTGGTCCGGCCGCGGGGCGGATCGTCGCAGTACGGCAGGGCCCGGTCGTGGCCACCGCCTTCCACCCGGAAGTGACCGGTGATCACCGTGTGCACCGAATGTTCGTCGATCTGGTGCGTGGCGTAGCGTTATCGACCGATACCGTGCCATCGACCTGAAGGAAGTTGGGAATGAGCGGCCACTCCAAATGGGCCACCACCAAGCACAAGAAGGCAGCGATCGATGCCAAGCGTGGCAAGCTCTTTGCCAAGCTGATCAAGAACATCGAGGTGGCGGCCCGGACCGGCGGTGGCGATCCGGAAGGCAACCCGACGCTGTTCGATGCCATCCAGAAGGCCAAGAAGTCCTCGGTTCCCAACGATAATATCGAGCGCGCACGTAAGCGCGGCGGCGGCGAGGAAGCCGGCGGCGCCGACTGGCAGACGATCATGTACGAGGGCTACGGCCCCAACGGGGTCGCCGTGCTGATCGAGTGCCTCACCGACAACCGCAACCGGGCCGCCGGTGAGGTGCGCGTCGCCATGACCCGCAACGGCGGGAACATGGCAGACCCGGGATCGGTCTCGTATCTGTTCCACCGCAAGGGTGTCGTCACTCTCGAGAAGAACGGTCTCTCGGAGGACGATGTGCTGACGGCGGTCCTGGACGCCGGTGCCGAGGAGGTCAACGATCTCGGCGAATCGTTCGAGGTGATCAGCGAGCCCGGTGATCTGATCGAGGTCCGGAAGGCGCTGCAGTCCTCCGACATCGACTACGACTCGGCGGAATCGGGTTTCCAGCCGTCGGTGAGTGTCGCGGTCGACGCGGAGGGCGCCCGGAAGGTGTTCAAGCTGGTCGACGCGCTGGAGGACAGCGACGACGTCCAGAACGTCTACACCAATGTCGATATCTCCGACGAGGTACTCGCCGAACTGGATGCCGACTAGTCGGTGAGGTTCGTGTAGTAATCCCGCAACGCGGGATAGTAATCGTCGAAGTCGGGGCGTCGCGCATCGCTGCGCGACGCCCCGAACGCGTCGAGATAGTAATCCCACCCCGGCCCGATCTCGGGAAGCTCCCGAGTCGAATCCAGATGGTGGACGAATTCCAACTCGGTCTGCCCGTCCTGCTCGGAGAGCGTCACCTCGAGATGCCAGCTGCCGTGCTCGTCCACGGCGCGCAGGGCGAGCCGACTCGGTGGGTCGCATATCTCGATGGTGTACTCGCTCCACGGTTGTCCTTCCTCGTAGGACTGCTTCACCCGGATTGTCCGGCCAGGTCCCGCATCGCCCTCCCACGGCCCGAACCAGCGGGCGGTGCGCTCGGATTCGGTGATACCGGCCCAGACGTCCTCGATGGGCGCGCGGTAGGTGCGGGTGAGGATCAGATCGTGACCGCCCGGTGTGGGTTCCAAGCGGCCGGTGGGACGGATGCTCATGCCGAGTGCTCCTCGTCGTCGGAAATTGCCGAATTACCGGAACGCGGTGCGCCCGGCTCCGGCCGGATGGTGTCGTCCCGGCGTTCTCGCCGGGTTCGGTAGACCTCGGTAGCCAGCGCGTCGAGCCGGTGTTCCCAGGTTGCGGGTGCGTCCAGGGCGGTGAGCCAGGTGCGCAAGTCGCGCAGTGGCGCGGTGTCCAGGGCGTAGTACCGCTGCCGCCCCACCAGTTCGTCGCGAACCAGGCCGCTGTCGCGCAGGACCCGCAGATGCCGGCTGATTGCGGGCCGGCTGATCGGGAACCGGGCCGCGATGGCGCCCGCGGTGTGGCGGGTGCCGCGCAGCATCTCCAGGATCTCCCGCCGTATCGGGTCGGCAATCGCCGCGGCCACCTCGTCCACCACAAAAGTGTAACCAGTTGGTTACGCGTTTGTCCATGGAACCTGTCAGGTCTCGATCAGGAGAGCGGCGGGTGTGCCCCGTGGAGGGGCCGCGAGCGGCGGCACAATGACGAGATGGTCGCTGTGACTCTTGTGCACCGGGATATCACCGAGCGGCAGGTCGACGCGGGTCGAGGAGGCGCGGTTCGTACTCTTCGACACCACCGCCTACGACATCTTCGCAGCGCAACAGGGTTCCTGAACGCCCGGCGACCCGGGTCCGTGTCACTGGCGTCGAGATATCAGGTCCTGCACTAGACTTCGAACAACTGTTCGTTCTGGGAAGGGATTCGTCGGGTGCGGGTGATGGGCGTCGACCCCGGGCTCACCCGGTGCGGGGTGAGCATGGTCGAAGGGGGAACCGGGCGCACCGTCCGGGCGATCGCGGTCGATGTGGTCCGCACTCCGGCCGATATGGATCTTTCCCAGCGCCTGCTGCGTATCTCCGACGCCGCCGAGGAATGGATGGACACCCACCATCCCGAGGTCGTGGCGGTCGAGCGTGTGTTCGCGCAGCACAATGTGCGCACCGCCATGGGTACCGCACAGGCCGGCGGCGTTATCGCGCTGGCAGCCGCGCGCCGCGAGATCCCGGTGATGTTCCATACTCCCAGTGAGGTGAAGGCGGCCGTCACCGGTAGCGGCACCGCGGACAAGAAACAGGTGACCGCCATGGTCACCCGGATCCTCGGGCTCGCGGCACCACCGAAACCGGCCGATGCCGCCGATGCGCTCGCACTCGCCATCTGTCACTGCTGGCGGGCGCCGCTGCTGGAACGGATGGCCAGGGCCGAGGCCCTGGCCGCGCGAGCTCGGCAGCAGTACACACAACGACTGGAACAGCAGCGGAAGGCGGTGCGCGGGTGATCGCGTCCATTCGCGGCGAAGTTCTCGAACTCGCCCTCGACCATGTGGTGCTGGAGGCGTCCGGCGTCGGATACCAGCTCAACGCGACCCCCGCGACGCTGGCCGGGCTCACCCGTGGTGAGCAGGCCCGGCTGTATACGGCGCTGATCGTGCGCGAGGACTCCATGACCCTGTACGGGTTCGCCGACACCGAGGCGCGCGATCTGTTCGGCCTGCTGCAGACCGTATCCGGGGTCGGTCCCCGACTGGCCATGGCCGTGCTGGCGGTGCTGGAGCCCGAGGCGTTGCGCAAGGCGCTGGCCGCCGGGGATATCGCGGCGCTCACCCGCGTTCCGGGGATCGGTAAACGTGGGGCCGAACGGATGGTCGTGGAACTGCGGGACAAGGTGAATCTGGTTCCGGTACCAGCGGACGGCACTGCCGCGGTCGTGCCGGTACACACTCCGGTCCGCGATCAGGTGGTGGAGGCACTCACCGGTCTCGGGTTCCCGCTCAAACAGGCCGAATCGGCAGTGGACGCCGTCTTGACCGAGAATCCGGACGCCGGGAATTCGGCTGCGTTGCGTGCCGCGCTCGCGGTTCTGGGTAAGAACCGGTAGGCCGCGATGGAGCACGACGACCCCCCGAATTCCACGGAATCCCCGGTCAGCGCCGGATACCTGGCCTCCGACGGCGATACCGACTCCGGGCTGCGCCCGACCTCGCTGGAGGGGTTCATCGGCCAGCCGCGCGTGCGCGAACAGTTGGAACTGGTGCTGCGTGGCGCCCGGGCGCGCGGCGGCACCCCCGACCACATCCTGCTGTCCGGACCGCCGGGTCTGGGTAAGACGAGCCT is a genomic window containing:
- the ruvA gene encoding Holliday junction branch migration protein RuvA, which translates into the protein MIASIRGEVLELALDHVVLEASGVGYQLNATPATLAGLTRGEQARLYTALIVREDSMTLYGFADTEARDLFGLLQTVSGVGPRLAMAVLAVLEPEALRKALAAGDIAALTRVPGIGKRGAERMVVELRDKVNLVPVPADGTAAVVPVHTPVRDQVVEALTGLGFPLKQAESAVDAVLTENPDAGNSAALRAALAVLGKNR
- the ruvC gene encoding crossover junction endodeoxyribonuclease RuvC — translated: MRVMGVDPGLTRCGVSMVEGGTGRTVRAIAVDVVRTPADMDLSQRLLRISDAAEEWMDTHHPEVVAVERVFAQHNVRTAMGTAQAGGVIALAAARREIPVMFHTPSEVKAAVTGSGTADKKQVTAMVTRILGLAAPPKPADAADALALAICHCWRAPLLERMARAEALAARARQQYTQRLEQQRKAVRG
- a CDS encoding SRPBCC family protein; translated protein: MSIRPTGRLEPTPGGHDLILTRTYRAPIEDVWAGITESERTARWFGPWEGDAGPGRTIRVKQSYEEGQPWSEYTIEICDPPSRLALRAVDEHGSWHLEVTLSEQDGQTELEFVHHLDSTRELPEIGPGWDYYLDAFGASRSDARRPDFDDYYPALRDYYTNLTD
- the pdxT gene encoding pyridoxal 5'-phosphate synthase glutaminase subunit PdxT, producing MAEPEAGAAPTQPTIGVLALQGDVREHIAVLAECGARPVLVRRPAELAAVDALVLPGGESTAISKLLEIFELLEPLRARLRAGMPAFGSCAGMILLASEVLDTRPDAQHLNGIDMTVRRNAFGRQVDSFETDVEFTGLPGGPVRAVFIRAPWVERAGDGVEVLARVPGGPAAGRIVAVRQGPVVATAFHPEVTGDHRVHRMFVDLVRGVALSTDTVPST
- a CDS encoding YebC/PmpR family DNA-binding transcriptional regulator, with amino-acid sequence MSGHSKWATTKHKKAAIDAKRGKLFAKLIKNIEVAARTGGGDPEGNPTLFDAIQKAKKSSVPNDNIERARKRGGGEEAGGADWQTIMYEGYGPNGVAVLIECLTDNRNRAAGEVRVAMTRNGGNMADPGSVSYLFHRKGVVTLEKNGLSEDDVLTAVLDAGAEEVNDLGESFEVISEPGDLIEVRKALQSSDIDYDSAESGFQPSVSVAVDAEGARKVFKLVDALEDSDDVQNVYTNVDISDEVLAELDAD
- a CDS encoding metalloregulator ArsR/SmtB family transcription factor — protein: MDEVAAAIADPIRREILEMLRGTRHTAGAIAARFPISRPAISRHLRVLRDSGLVRDELVGRQRYYALDTAPLRDLRTWLTALDAPATWEHRLDALATEVYRTRRERRDDTIRPEPGAPRSGNSAISDDEEHSA